Below is a genomic region from Thiohalobacter sp..
CTGGGACCCAGGCCCGCGCAGGGCGTGGCGCGGGTGGAGAAGCCGGGGACGTATGTGCTGCAGGCCGGGTCCTTCCGCAGCGCCCGCCAGGCCGACGAGCTGCGCGCCCGGCTGGCGCTGATGGGGCTGGAATCCAGCGTGCAGGCCGTCACCCTCGATTCCGGCGAGACCTGGCACCGGGTACGCGTCGGTCCCTTCCGCGACCTGGCCGAGCTCAATCGTGTGCGCGCCCAGCTCGCCGAGAATCATATCGACGCCATCCTGCTGCGGGCACGACCGGAAGGCTGAGGCCACGGCTCCGTTCATGGCCGCTGGAAGCAGCAGCGACGCTGCTGCCGAGCCTCATGGCACCCGTGTTTCAGAACCCGGGAAGGTCCGACTGCTCAGTCGAGCATACGCACCCGATCCGGCAACAGCCGCATGTCGGCGAGGCTCTCGACCAGTGACTTGAACCAGTTGGTGTCCTTGCCATGAACCATCTTGTAGAACTCGACTTTCATGGTGAGCACCGATCCGAAGAAGATGCCCGCCAGCGCAATGAACGAGCCCAGGGAAAGGGTAGAGATTCCCGTGATGCCCTGACCAAAGGTGCAGCCCAGTGCGAGTACGCCGCCCACCCCCATCAGCGCACCGCCAATCACATGATTGGCCATGTCCTGCAGACTGGTGAAGTACTCCCAGCGAAACTTGCCGGAAACGACTGACCATATGAAGGCCCCCAGAACGACGCCAACGACAGCTGCAATGCCGAAGTTGACGGAATAGGCACTGGTCAGCATCAAGTAGCGAAGGCTCTCGCCCAGGGGCGCGGTGAAGGTATAGGACGCGGCCGTGGTAGGCTCAATGCCACCGAGCGGATCCGCATTCACGACCCCATAGTAGCCGGTCACCCACCAGCCGAACACAATGAACAGCCCGATCAGGAACCCTGACACCACATTGTCGGGGCGCTTGCGGAACTCCGGGGCAAGAAAGGCGTACAGGATCAGACCGCCACCGACCAGGCCCGTCAGAACCCAGCGCAACACCTCTTCGCTCATGCCCAGCCAGTGAGCGAGCACGACGTGCGCCGCCTGACTGTTCATGCCGTAGGCCTCCAGCTCCACCGCCGTCGACTCCAGTGGCACCCTCAGGTGAACACCCAGGAACCCCCACAGCGTTGCGGCAGCCGTAATGGCCATGACCATCAACACCACCAGTGCACGCAGGTTGCCCCCCCCCACGCGCAACAGAATCTTGTTGCCACAGCCGGTACCCAGGGACATGCCGATCCCGAACAGGGTGCCACCAACGAAATAGGAGAGCCAGGCGAAGGTGCTGGTTCGATAGATCGAATCTGCCAGATCCACGATGGGCCGTGTGATGGCTTCGCCAAAGTCATCCGTCACGGTTATGGTTACCGCATGCAGGATCTGGGCGCCGATCAGTGCCACCGCGATGGCCACGAACCACGCCCTCAGGCGCCCCGTGTCCCCGTCGAATACCACGTCGGAAATCGCGCCTCGGGTACAAAAACCGGTTTTCTGTGCCACCAGACCGATGCCCAGACCACCCAAAAGGCCCAGCAGCGGTACCATTTCTGCTGCGGTCATGCTTCCTCCTGCTCGCGTCAGCGTTGAACTGCAGCCGACCGGACCGCCACTCCCGCCCAAACGGACAGGCGAGCGCCCGCTCTGCTTCATGGCTTATCGGTAAGCGCCGACTACAACTTGAGCACAAACTCGGGTACCGCAGTCACAGGTGCAATATGCGGGCTAAAGACAGGCCGCCAGCGGCCGATAGACTTGCTCCAGACAGGGTTTTTCTGAACACCCCAGAATTTCGGGG
It encodes:
- a CDS encoding SPOR domain-containing protein, with protein sequence MPRDYKHRTQPRRRKRGRVPGWLWLLAGLAVGLFIAFLVWLGGDDSADRPLPQPAPTRDAREVRKVPRPTIPPPPKPRFEFYDLLPDMEVVVVPEEELGPRPAQGVARVEKPGTYVLQAGSFRSARQADELRARLALMGLESSVQAVTLDSGETWHRVRVGPFRDLAELNRVRAQLAENHIDAILLRARPEG
- a CDS encoding YeeE/YedE family protein gives rise to the protein MTAAEMVPLLGLLGGLGIGLVAQKTGFCTRGAISDVVFDGDTGRLRAWFVAIAVALIGAQILHAVTITVTDDFGEAITRPIVDLADSIYRTSTFAWLSYFVGGTLFGIGMSLGTGCGNKILLRVGGGNLRALVVLMVMAITAAATLWGFLGVHLRVPLESTAVELEAYGMNSQAAHVVLAHWLGMSEEVLRWVLTGLVGGGLILYAFLAPEFRKRPDNVVSGFLIGLFIVFGWWVTGYYGVVNADPLGGIEPTTAASYTFTAPLGESLRYLMLTSAYSVNFGIAAVVGVVLGAFIWSVVSGKFRWEYFTSLQDMANHVIGGALMGVGGVLALGCTFGQGITGISTLSLGSFIALAGIFFGSVLTMKVEFYKMVHGKDTNWFKSLVESLADMRLLPDRVRMLD